One genomic segment of Mycolicibacterium psychrotolerans includes these proteins:
- a CDS encoding DUF2742 domain-containing protein: protein MTRSAGEEARPAGAGSPASREVQWWPVHLFLEAVVAQANCGRLPIAGTPAWAELADGDPRKLLAVAIAGEHWVLRYQVGQEQRAEAAEDVWDGADWSEVARQVQRRHEIDELRRSA, encoded by the coding sequence GTGACGCGATCGGCAGGAGAGGAGGCCCGCCCCGCTGGGGCGGGTTCTCCCGCATCAAGGGAAGTCCAGTGGTGGCCAGTGCACCTCTTCTTAGAAGCCGTTGTTGCTCAGGCTAATTGCGGACGTCTGCCGATTGCCGGGACGCCCGCGTGGGCCGAGCTCGCCGACGGCGATCCACGCAAGCTGCTGGCGGTCGCCATCGCTGGCGAGCATTGGGTATTGCGGTACCAAGTTGGCCAGGAGCAGCGCGCCGAGGCCGCCGAAGACGTCTGGGATGGCGCGGACTGGTCAGAGGTCGCGCGCCAGGTGCAGCGCCGCCACGAAATCGACGAACTACGGAGAAGCGCCTGA
- a CDS encoding helix-turn-helix domain-containing protein, whose protein sequence is MTADRRIRLRDNDPEAYVVLTALHLAALRSDCGTKDEVSQGLRADSQVWLSTGEAAEALGVTDRCVRKRCETGRLNAVRLGGRWLVDRNTLALKDIA, encoded by the coding sequence ATGACCGCTGATCGGCGAATCAGATTGCGCGACAACGATCCCGAGGCGTACGTAGTACTTACAGCACTTCACCTCGCTGCGCTTCGTTCCGATTGCGGAACGAAAGATGAGGTATCGCAGGGTCTTCGCGCAGACTCACAAGTGTGGTTAAGCACGGGCGAGGCAGCCGAGGCCCTCGGCGTAACAGACCGCTGCGTCCGCAAGCGATGCGAGACCGGCCGACTCAACGCGGTCCGGTTGGGTGGCCGCTGGCTCGTCGACCGCAACACACTCGCCCTGAAAGACATTGCATGA
- a CDS encoding excisionase family DNA-binding protein: MTQGVKEQIDRLDSRLWPVEAVMDRLSVGRSTVFALIASRELRSVKVGRRRLISEAAVREYISRIDGDGAA, encoded by the coding sequence ATGACACAGGGAGTGAAAGAACAAATTGACCGGCTCGACAGCCGACTTTGGCCAGTCGAGGCCGTGATGGACCGGCTCAGTGTTGGCCGATCTACAGTGTTCGCGCTGATCGCCAGCCGCGAACTCCGGAGCGTGAAGGTCGGCCGCCGCCGGTTGATATCCGAGGCTGCAGTTCGCGAATACATAAGTCGCATCGATGGCGATGGCGCCGCCTAA
- a CDS encoding helix-turn-helix domain-containing protein yields the protein MNDSSDGTPWRDRFAKRLGVEIQATRKQRDMSAVKLSEVTAAIGVPLHRVAITRIEKGEQDVTAVELVALAVALDTDWAQWLSRATDGLEVAGTRSDRAVLRMLIDEVNEQLDTQRHNLFQAEQGPQQLNIPDRYRERLLEDAQRYRDLIKSLEVTRDRYEEDLKKLDSGDA from the coding sequence GTGAACGACAGCAGCGATGGAACGCCGTGGCGCGACCGGTTCGCAAAACGCCTCGGTGTCGAGATTCAGGCCACGCGCAAACAACGCGATATGTCGGCGGTGAAGCTTTCTGAAGTAACAGCCGCCATAGGAGTGCCTCTGCACCGGGTGGCGATCACTCGGATCGAGAAGGGGGAACAGGACGTGACCGCAGTCGAACTGGTCGCCCTGGCTGTGGCCCTCGATACCGATTGGGCGCAGTGGCTGTCGAGAGCTACTGACGGACTAGAGGTGGCTGGCACCCGCAGTGACCGTGCAGTGCTGCGGATGCTCATTGATGAGGTCAACGAGCAGTTGGATACCCAGCGGCATAACTTGTTTCAAGCTGAGCAAGGCCCTCAGCAGCTCAACATTCCCGATCGCTACCGCGAGCGCCTGTTGGAGGACGCCCAGCGTTACAGAGACCTGATCAAGTCGCTTGAGGTGACGCGCGATCGATATGAAGAAGACCTGAAGAAGCTGGACTCCGGCGATGCCTAG
- a CDS encoding DEAD/DEAH box helicase codes for MGTFSDLRGKFDPDDDRRRGKQFEYVCKWFLENDPTYQPLLRRVWLWDDWPGRKGIDAGIDLVAEDIDGKLWAIQAKAYAPSHSISKRDVDKFIAESSRSKFTHRLLIATTDKRHHIATRLMDDLGIPFIGLTQLLDADDYLDWPSTPAALRPSKPPNPKTPREYQKTAINDVVKGFTTADRGQMIMACGTGKTLTAWFITEKLAAERTLVLVPSLSLLKQTMREWQTANPKKPFATLPVCSDETVGSLGEDAAVSHTSDLGVPVTTDPEMIAEFLRKRSGPRVVFSTYQSSPQIAAAFNVGRVPQFDLVIADEAHRVAGKVSSDFGTVLDASAIRGKRRLFMTATPRYFTGRILSAATGADYEIASMDDPIRFGEVFHRLSFAEAIRRNLLTDYQVAVIGVDDATYLDWAERGTLVTLDGKRITDARSLAGQIGLGKAMRKFNLRRTISFHGRVKTARDFASSMPTVLAWMPPRQRPKGWLWSAYASGEMSAGERAVLIQHLKRLDDGERGLLANARCLAEGVDVPALDGVAFIDPRRSEVDIVQAVGRAIRKSDNKKVGTVVIPVFIDADADPEVALDSSVFKPVWDVIKALRAHDTELGEELDVLRREMGRKGGKPRLPNKIYIDVPATVDKSFANALEARLVEQTTNPWEFWCGLLEQFTKEHGHARVPRGYSSASYKLDNWVTNQRAFRRRGVLSEERQRRLEQLPGWVWDPHDGQWEKKFISLQEFLASNGHARVPRSNDQLGAWVQAQRQKFAKGTLESDRQRRLESLAGWTWDPHDFKWESGFALLVDYVRVHGNSRVPRSFSVAGFNLGAWVSTQRQKFDKGSLADDRRRRLEAIAGWSWDPFLEQWEGGFAHLADYVRVHGNARVPSGGSFQGFELGQWVSRQRAAQSKGELSTDRIARLESLSGWAWNEIAARWEEGFNHLLAYVAERGTSRVPFGYRSPDGMRLGQWINMQRNAYAAGTLADDRRERLEHLTGWTWNARLQLWEDGYAALCRYVQQTGSASVPYDGVFEGFTLGKWVTTQRRAYTAGKLSKERQERLLRLPGWVWDAIDEQWEAGFIHLLKWVESTGSSAKLPRNYLDATDGYGLGNWVAVQRQFFKRGKLDPARRKRLESVPDWSWDPKSDAWDLKFDVLAQYVAKHGDSRVPPDCDFQGVRLDMWCRSQRAACARGSLSESRRRRLDELPGWVWDAFDAQWESAFESLLAFVEREGTSLVPQSHREDGFSLGGWVTQQRSQRAKGELRAERQGRLEELPGWSWDPKVDYWEAAFARLCTYQREHGTPAVPRGLIYEGFKLGDWVERQRSAYSKAKLDADRVHRLEAVSGWRWSPKEEQWDRGFAALLDYVAEHGDALVPAAYVVDGFRLGGWVNTQRLAHFEGTMTPSRRERLENVSGWSWDARAENWERAFGLVEDYVREHGNARVPHSHRVKGIALGAWVVTQRMQRKKGTLPAKRQQRLSSLPGWIWDYAQGQWDDALAALKHYVDAHGTTSVPQGFTFDGIPLGNWVVRQRREYAKGTLDPDRQRTLEQLPTWSWDPYGDEWDRRFDLLKHYVAEHGDARVPAPYKTTGGLPLGSWVRDQRDNYRKGTLKADRARKLMTLPHWTWDAPPKGPRRGRAVG; via the coding sequence GTGGGGACGTTCAGTGATCTCAGGGGGAAGTTCGACCCCGACGATGATCGACGGCGGGGAAAGCAGTTCGAGTACGTCTGCAAGTGGTTCCTAGAGAACGACCCGACCTATCAGCCGCTGCTGCGGCGGGTGTGGCTGTGGGACGACTGGCCGGGCCGAAAGGGCATAGACGCCGGCATCGACCTTGTCGCTGAGGACATCGACGGAAAGTTATGGGCGATCCAGGCCAAGGCGTACGCGCCGTCGCACAGCATCAGCAAGCGTGACGTGGACAAGTTCATCGCCGAGTCCAGCCGGTCGAAGTTCACGCACCGGTTGCTTATCGCCACAACCGACAAGCGCCATCACATTGCCACACGCCTGATGGATGACCTCGGAATCCCCTTCATCGGTCTAACTCAGCTGCTCGATGCTGACGACTATCTCGACTGGCCCAGCACCCCGGCTGCACTGCGGCCTTCGAAGCCGCCGAACCCGAAAACCCCTCGGGAATACCAAAAGACCGCCATCAACGATGTGGTGAAAGGCTTCACGACTGCCGACCGTGGGCAGATGATCATGGCCTGCGGTACCGGCAAGACGCTGACAGCCTGGTTCATCACGGAGAAGCTCGCCGCCGAACGCACCCTCGTGCTGGTTCCGTCGCTGTCGCTGCTCAAGCAGACGATGCGGGAGTGGCAGACTGCCAACCCAAAGAAGCCGTTTGCCACCTTGCCGGTGTGCAGCGACGAGACCGTCGGCAGCCTCGGGGAGGATGCGGCGGTGTCGCACACCAGCGATCTGGGCGTGCCGGTCACCACTGATCCAGAAATGATCGCCGAGTTCCTGCGGAAGCGGTCGGGCCCGCGAGTGGTGTTCTCCACATATCAGTCTTCCCCGCAGATCGCCGCAGCGTTCAACGTCGGGCGGGTGCCGCAGTTCGACCTAGTGATCGCCGACGAGGCACACCGGGTGGCTGGGAAGGTGTCCTCCGACTTCGGCACGGTGCTGGATGCGTCGGCGATTAGGGGCAAGCGGCGGCTGTTCATGACCGCCACGCCGCGCTACTTCACCGGGCGGATACTAAGCGCGGCCACGGGCGCCGACTACGAGATCGCATCGATGGACGACCCCATCCGCTTCGGGGAGGTTTTCCATCGGCTCAGCTTCGCCGAGGCCATCCGACGCAATCTGTTGACTGACTATCAGGTCGCGGTCATTGGCGTAGACGACGCCACCTACCTCGACTGGGCGGAGCGCGGCACGCTAGTAACCCTGGACGGCAAGAGAATTACTGACGCCCGATCACTGGCCGGGCAAATCGGACTTGGGAAGGCGATGAGGAAGTTCAACCTTCGCCGAACGATCAGCTTCCACGGCCGAGTCAAGACCGCCAGGGACTTCGCGTCGTCGATGCCAACGGTGTTGGCCTGGATGCCTCCCCGGCAACGACCCAAGGGCTGGCTGTGGTCGGCGTACGCCTCCGGCGAGATGTCGGCGGGCGAACGCGCCGTGCTCATCCAGCACCTCAAGAGGCTCGATGATGGGGAACGCGGTCTGCTCGCCAATGCCCGCTGCCTGGCCGAAGGGGTCGATGTGCCCGCGCTCGACGGTGTCGCGTTCATCGACCCACGCCGCTCCGAGGTGGACATCGTGCAAGCTGTCGGGCGCGCGATCCGCAAGTCAGACAACAAGAAAGTCGGTACCGTCGTCATTCCGGTGTTCATCGACGCAGACGCGGACCCCGAGGTCGCACTCGACTCCTCGGTGTTCAAGCCGGTCTGGGATGTCATCAAGGCGCTGCGGGCGCACGACACCGAGCTCGGCGAGGAGCTGGACGTCCTGCGCCGGGAGATGGGCCGCAAGGGCGGCAAGCCGCGCCTGCCCAATAAGATCTATATCGATGTGCCGGCCACGGTGGACAAGAGCTTCGCCAACGCCTTAGAGGCCCGCCTGGTCGAACAAACCACCAACCCCTGGGAGTTCTGGTGCGGGCTGTTGGAGCAGTTCACCAAAGAGCACGGGCATGCGCGTGTACCGCGGGGATATTCCTCCGCCAGTTACAAACTCGATAACTGGGTCACCAATCAGCGCGCGTTCAGACGCCGAGGAGTTCTCTCCGAGGAACGTCAGCGGCGGCTGGAGCAGCTTCCGGGGTGGGTGTGGGATCCTCACGACGGACAGTGGGAAAAGAAATTCATAAGCCTGCAAGAGTTCTTAGCATCCAATGGGCATGCCCGAGTGCCGCGGTCGAACGATCAACTTGGCGCGTGGGTCCAAGCCCAGCGGCAGAAGTTCGCCAAGGGAACGCTTGAAAGCGATCGACAGCGGCGACTGGAATCCCTCGCCGGCTGGACGTGGGATCCCCATGACTTTAAGTGGGAGTCGGGGTTTGCACTCCTCGTGGATTACGTCCGGGTCCATGGGAATTCCCGAGTACCGCGCTCCTTCAGTGTTGCTGGTTTCAATTTGGGCGCGTGGGTTTCGACGCAGCGTCAGAAGTTCGACAAGGGATCCCTTGCCGACGACAGACGACGGCGGCTGGAGGCCATCGCCGGCTGGAGTTGGGATCCTTTCCTGGAGCAATGGGAGGGGGGATTCGCCCATCTGGCTGACTACGTCCGCGTCCACGGGAACGCACGAGTTCCAAGCGGCGGAAGTTTTCAAGGATTCGAGCTCGGCCAATGGGTGAGCAGACAACGTGCCGCGCAGAGTAAGGGCGAGCTGAGTACCGATCGCATCGCGCGGCTGGAAAGCCTGTCCGGTTGGGCCTGGAACGAAATCGCGGCGCGTTGGGAGGAAGGGTTCAATCATCTCCTTGCCTACGTGGCCGAACGTGGAACCTCGCGAGTGCCCTTCGGCTACCGAAGTCCTGATGGAATGCGTCTCGGTCAGTGGATCAACATGCAACGAAACGCCTATGCCGCAGGCACCTTGGCTGATGACCGGCGCGAACGGCTGGAGCACCTCACCGGGTGGACCTGGAACGCACGACTCCAATTGTGGGAAGACGGGTACGCAGCACTGTGTCGCTACGTCCAGCAGACGGGGTCGGCATCGGTGCCCTACGACGGCGTCTTCGAGGGCTTCACGCTTGGGAAGTGGGTGACTACGCAGCGGCGCGCCTATACCGCAGGCAAGCTTTCGAAAGAGAGACAGGAACGGCTGCTACGGCTACCCGGGTGGGTGTGGGACGCCATAGACGAGCAGTGGGAGGCCGGGTTTATCCACCTTCTCAAGTGGGTGGAGAGCACCGGCAGTAGTGCGAAGCTGCCGCGGAACTATTTGGACGCCACCGACGGTTATGGTCTCGGGAACTGGGTAGCCGTCCAACGTCAATTCTTCAAGAGGGGCAAACTCGATCCCGCTCGCCGAAAACGCCTTGAGTCAGTTCCGGATTGGTCTTGGGACCCGAAGTCAGACGCCTGGGACCTGAAGTTCGATGTCTTGGCGCAGTACGTTGCGAAACACGGTGACTCGCGGGTGCCGCCGGATTGCGACTTCCAAGGTGTCCGGCTGGACATGTGGTGCAGAAGCCAACGCGCGGCCTGCGCCAGAGGAAGCCTCAGCGAGTCTCGCCGCCGCCGGCTGGATGAGCTTCCGGGGTGGGTGTGGGACGCCTTTGATGCTCAGTGGGAGAGTGCTTTTGAATCACTACTCGCCTTCGTGGAGCGTGAGGGCACATCGCTGGTTCCGCAGTCGCACCGGGAGGACGGATTTTCTCTCGGCGGCTGGGTGACCCAGCAGAGGAGTCAACGTGCGAAGGGTGAGTTGAGAGCAGAGCGTCAGGGACGACTCGAAGAGCTACCCGGGTGGTCCTGGGATCCCAAGGTGGATTACTGGGAAGCTGCGTTCGCGCGCCTATGTACCTATCAGCGTGAGCACGGGACGCCAGCGGTTCCAAGAGGCTTGATCTACGAAGGGTTCAAACTTGGAGACTGGGTAGAGCGGCAACGTTCTGCCTACAGCAAGGCAAAGCTCGATGCTGATCGCGTGCACCGACTTGAGGCGGTGAGTGGCTGGAGGTGGAGTCCCAAGGAAGAGCAATGGGATCGTGGATTCGCCGCCTTGCTCGATTACGTGGCTGAGCATGGTGATGCGCTTGTCCCTGCGGCCTACGTTGTAGATGGCTTCAGACTAGGCGGCTGGGTGAATACCCAGCGCCTGGCGCACTTCGAGGGCACCATGACCCCCTCACGTCGCGAGCGACTTGAGAACGTATCCGGATGGTCTTGGGACGCTCGGGCTGAAAATTGGGAGAGAGCCTTCGGACTCGTCGAGGACTATGTCAGGGAGCACGGGAACGCTCGTGTCCCACATAGCCATCGTGTCAAGGGTATCGCCCTGGGCGCGTGGGTGGTAACGCAGCGGATGCAGCGAAAGAAGGGCACGCTTCCCGCCAAGCGGCAACAACGGTTGAGTTCGCTTCCCGGATGGATTTGGGATTATGCACAAGGACAGTGGGACGATGCCCTAGCCGCGCTAAAGCATTACGTTGATGCCCATGGCACCACCAGCGTTCCCCAAGGTTTCACGTTCGATGGAATACCGCTCGGTAACTGGGTTGTGCGCCAACGCAGGGAGTACGCCAAGGGCACGCTGGACCCCGACCGGCAACGCACACTGGAGCAACTGCCGACCTGGAGTTGGGACCCATACGGCGACGAGTGGGATCGACGTTTCGACCTACTCAAGCACTATGTCGCGGAACACGGCGATGCACGTGTGCCGGCCCCCTACAAAACGACGGGCGGGTTACCTCTCGGCTCTTGGGTCCGGGACCAGCGGGACAACTACCGCAAAGGAACTCTCAAAGCCGACCGCGCGAGGAAGCTCATGACGCTGCCGCATTGGACCTGGGATGCCCCGCCAAAGGGTCCACGCCGAGGGCGCGCGGTGGGGTGA